In the Anaerostipes caccae L1-92 genome, AGGTAAAACCGCATCTCAGGGCACGCTGAACATCCTCATACTCTTTCCCGTGATCCAGATGCAGGGCTGCCGTTACCTCCGGGTATTTTTTCTCATACAACCGTACCGCCATGGCCAGCTCCTCCATCTGCACATAAGGCGTGCAGGCTATGATCACCGGAGCCTGCATTTCCGATGCGGCCGCAAAGCACGCTTCCACCGTTCTCCCCGTAAAAACATTTGCTGCAGCTACCGCATATTTCCCATCTTTTGCTCTCACGAGCAATTCCCTCATTGAAACTAACATGCCAAAACCTCCCTTTCTCTCCTTAAAGGAACGGGACCGCCCGGTCTCCCTGACAATCCCTTTCCAGCGAACTATATAGAAAATATTTTGGTATCTTGTATTGTCTTTCGTCTAGAACATTCCGGAGAAGAAGGAAACAATCTTATGTATGATGTATCCGACCCATTCCTGTCCTACACAAAATCCTGATATGGTAGTTCCGGCCTCAAACTTAAATCCTACGCCGGCAGCCATCTGTGTGATCAGCGGTGCCAGGTCTGTCGCAATCCACAGGCCGATGCAAAGTGTCAGCACCGCAGCAATCAAGGCCCTGAAAGAGTTTCTCTTTGTGCCGATGACAACACCGATCATCCAGTATGGAAGGGCAGTAAGGTCTGTAAACGGAAGAAATCTGTTTCCCGGAAGAATGATTGCCAGTCCGAGCACGATCGGCACAGTGATGATTCCCATAGTGATAACGTCCCTGTCTCCCAGAAGCATACAGTAATCCATAGCAATGTTGAACTTTCTTCCCGGAAATCTGGTATTCATAAAGTCTCTGGCTGCATCCGTGAGAGGAGCAAGGCCTTCCATCATGATGGAGACCATCCTCGGAAGCAGGAACATGGCAGCGGAAAGTCCGACTGCTACGACCAGAGCCGCATCCCATTTATATCCTGCGAGAAAACTCATGATACCTCCAAGCAAAAATCCCAAAATCATCGGTTCGCCGAAAAAAGAGATGCTTGACGGCAAATTTCCAAGGTTAAAAGAAATTTTGTTTAAACCGGGGATCTTATCAATGACCCAGTCCACGCCTCTGGCGAATAACAGCTGAAGCGGGAATCCCTGTGTGGAGAAGGTCAGACCGGCCATCTGTTCTCCTGCAAAGTCGGTGATCACCTGCTCCTGTCTCTCTCCTAAGATCGTATTGACCATCATAAACAATGTACCTACGACAATACCCAGAATGAAGTTCCCTGTGACAAAGTAAGATACAGTTCCGATCAGAATAAAGTGCCAGTAGTTGAAGATGTCTACATTCAGCGTGTGGGTGATCTTAATTGCCAGGCAGATCACATTGACTATAAGGAATGTCACGATGGATGCCAGCACAAAGGTTCCGCTTCCGAAAGCAATGCCCGAAGCCGCAGGCCATCCTACATCCGTGATATCCAGGGCCAGTCCCCAGTTTGCCTGCATGGCTTTTACAAGGCCTCCAAGATTGTCGCTTACCAGGCTGATTGCAAGACTTATGCCGGTAAATCCGATTCCTACCGTAAGTCCGGCTCTCAGCGCATTTTTTACCTTCATCCGGAAGACCACTCCCAGAAGAAAGATAACGATCGGCATAATCACAGATGCCCCAAGACCTAAAATCGTATTGATAACGCCCATATTCAATCCTCCTTTTCATTTGTTATGAAATACTTTTTAAATATTCTTCCATTTCATCAAAAAACTGATTTTTCCCAATACCCGTGAGCAGGGGAACCCCTGACATGACTTTAATCTCACCCACATTTCTCACAGATTCTAAGG is a window encoding:
- a CDS encoding PTS transporter subunit IIC translates to MGVINTILGLGASVIMPIVIFLLGVVFRMKVKNALRAGLTVGIGFTGISLAISLVSDNLGGLVKAMQANWGLALDITDVGWPAASGIAFGSGTFVLASIVTFLIVNVICLAIKITHTLNVDIFNYWHFILIGTVSYFVTGNFILGIVVGTLFMMVNTILGERQEQVITDFAGEQMAGLTFSTQGFPLQLLFARGVDWVIDKIPGLNKISFNLGNLPSSISFFGEPMILGFLLGGIMSFLAGYKWDAALVVAVGLSAAMFLLPRMVSIMMEGLAPLTDAARDFMNTRFPGRKFNIAMDYCMLLGDRDVITMGIITVPIVLGLAIILPGNRFLPFTDLTALPYWMIGVVIGTKRNSFRALIAAVLTLCIGLWIATDLAPLITQMAAGVGFKFEAGTTISGFCVGQEWVGYIIHKIVSFFSGMF